A stretch of the Bacillus licheniformis DSM 13 = ATCC 14580 genome encodes the following:
- a CDS encoding N-acetylmuramoyl-L-alanine amidase encodes MVKIFIDPGHGGTDPGASANGLQEKQLTLQIALALRNILLNEYQNVTVQLSRTSDQTVSLTQRTNAANSWGADYFLSIHINAGGGTGFEDYIYPGVGAPTTTYRDIMHEEILKVVDFRDRGKKTANFHVLRETAMPALLTENGFVDNTSDAEKLKSSAFIQSIARGHANGLARAFNLSKKSTALFKVQIGAFRDKANADSLAAQAKAKGFDAIVIDRDSLYKVQIGAFSSKENAEALVQQAKNAGFDAFIYQE; translated from the coding sequence GTGGTAAAAATTTTTATCGATCCCGGCCATGGCGGGACTGATCCAGGCGCTTCAGCCAATGGTTTGCAAGAAAAACAGTTAACATTGCAAATCGCCTTGGCTTTAAGAAACATTCTCCTGAATGAATATCAAAATGTTACAGTCCAGCTGAGCCGGACAAGCGACCAAACCGTCAGTCTGACGCAACGCACGAACGCCGCGAACAGCTGGGGGGCGGACTACTTTCTATCGATTCACATCAATGCCGGGGGCGGGACAGGTTTCGAGGATTACATTTATCCCGGCGTCGGCGCACCTACCACCACCTATCGGGATATCATGCATGAAGAGATTTTAAAAGTGGTTGATTTCAGGGATCGCGGCAAGAAAACAGCCAATTTTCACGTGCTAAGGGAAACAGCAATGCCAGCACTGCTTACGGAAAATGGCTTTGTAGACAATACAAGCGACGCCGAGAAACTGAAGTCATCCGCGTTTATTCAATCCATTGCGAGAGGCCACGCCAACGGACTGGCAAGGGCATTTAACCTTTCAAAAAAATCCACAGCCCTTTTTAAAGTGCAAATCGGCGCTTTCAGGGACAAAGCCAACGCCGATTCACTTGCCGCTCAAGCGAAAGCAAAAGGGTTTGATGCCATTGTAATTGACAGGGACAGCCTTTACAAAGTGCAAATTGGCGCCTTTTCTTCGAAAGAGAATGCAGAAGCGCTTGTTCAGCAAGCCAAAAACGCCGGATTTGATGCTTTCATTTACCAGGAATAG
- a CDS encoding DMT family transporter: protein MKNKSMYVFLFMMLGLFAGMASPIQTSINSELRNAIHSPFIASLISFLVGMLVLLFLTSFIEHRRLFLNNLQTAKTFVTSSPWWLWTGGILGVVFITSNILLLPIVGASLTVVLALSGQMIIALVIDHFGWFGIPKHRLNVQRILGIVLMITGIMIIQHF, encoded by the coding sequence ATGAAAAACAAATCTATGTACGTTTTTCTTTTCATGATGCTCGGGCTTTTTGCCGGAATGGCATCCCCGATTCAAACATCCATTAATTCAGAGCTGAGAAATGCTATCCACTCACCTTTTATCGCTTCTCTGATTTCGTTTTTGGTGGGAATGCTCGTTCTTCTTTTTCTTACATCGTTCATTGAGCATCGGCGGTTATTTTTAAACAATTTACAAACAGCAAAAACCTTTGTCACAAGCAGTCCGTGGTGGCTCTGGACAGGCGGAATACTCGGCGTCGTCTTTATTACGTCCAATATTTTGCTTTTGCCGATTGTCGGAGCGTCTCTTACTGTTGTTTTGGCTTTAAGCGGCCAAATGATCATCGCCCTCGTCATCGATCATTTTGGGTGGTTCGGAATCCCCAAACACCGCTTGAACGTCCAGCGCATTCTAGGAATCGTCCTGATGATCACAGGAATTATGATCATTCAGCATTTTTGA
- a CDS encoding DMT family transporter: MMIILILIAGILAGMAIPVQTSINSRLGMKIGSPYGAAAISFFVGTLLLLIVALVTERHFLSIIGLVPSIPWWILIGGGCLGVFYLTSNILLLPRLGSALTVVVTLLGQMIMALAIDHFGWFHVPVHELNFPRIIGILFIISGVFIIKKY; this comes from the coding sequence ATGATGATCATTTTAATACTGATAGCCGGCATTTTGGCCGGAATGGCCATTCCCGTTCAAACCTCAATTAATTCACGGCTGGGCATGAAAATCGGGTCACCTTACGGGGCGGCGGCCATTTCTTTTTTTGTCGGGACGCTTCTCCTGCTCATTGTCGCCTTAGTGACAGAGCGCCATTTTTTGTCTATCATCGGACTTGTTCCTTCCATTCCCTGGTGGATCCTCATTGGAGGCGGATGTTTAGGCGTTTTTTATTTAACTTCAAATATTTTGTTGCTTCCGCGTCTTGGATCAGCTCTGACGGTTGTCGTCACTCTGCTTGGGCAGATGATCATGGCTCTGGCGATCGATCACTTCGGATGGTTTCACGTACCCGTTCATGAATTAAACTTTCCTAGAATCATCGGCATTTTATTCATTATTTCCGGAGTTTTCATCATCAAAAAATATTAA
- a CDS encoding TetR/AcrR family transcriptional regulator has translation MGNTDTREELLHIALELFATKGYHAAKISDIVKQAGVAQGTFYWHFKSKEEIAKEIIGRGKDNLLAAIHQGYRQTFALADDMIQSTTALMKRIFTFAQENRNLMTFLLVKGQGADPEIREAIEEALISVEQAFKKNIQRATELGMLNSSHNTDLQATMLTSLVLGTLSKWLFGPKHDLNYVPKFSVDEMTEELVHFEFFGLIGQRGN, from the coding sequence ATGGGGAATACAGACACAAGAGAGGAATTGCTACATATCGCGCTTGAGCTTTTTGCTACGAAAGGATACCACGCGGCAAAAATTTCAGATATCGTAAAACAGGCTGGCGTTGCACAGGGAACCTTTTACTGGCACTTCAAAAGCAAAGAAGAAATCGCCAAGGAAATCATAGGCAGAGGGAAAGATAACCTTCTCGCAGCCATTCATCAAGGCTACAGGCAAACGTTTGCTCTTGCCGATGATATGATCCAATCCACGACAGCGCTTATGAAAAGAATTTTTACGTTTGCACAGGAGAATAGAAACTTAATGACATTTTTATTAGTCAAGGGACAAGGCGCCGATCCGGAAATCAGGGAGGCAATCGAAGAGGCGCTGATCAGTGTTGAACAGGCATTTAAAAAGAACATTCAAAGGGCTACAGAACTTGGAATGCTAAATTCCTCCCATAACACTGATCTGCAGGCCACCATGTTAACAAGTCTTGTGTTGGGCACACTATCAAAATGGCTTTTTGGGCCAAAGCATGATCTGAATTATGTTCCTAAGTTTTCAGTTGATGAAATGACTGAAGAATTGGTTCATTTTGAATTTTTCGGACTGATTGGCCAAAGGGGGAATTAA
- a CDS encoding OsmC family protein codes for MSTIQKTNGEFGIFHEAGMQAKGSFTPNSDGLTPIELLEASLGMCITISLQKMFERDGIEVLEDEFSVSVSAAKAPEGPSRVEKCSVSVKLPEHLPTDYKKKLITSAERACTIGNTLKRGVTIDTNMV; via the coding sequence TTGTCTACTATTCAAAAAACAAATGGAGAGTTTGGGATTTTTCATGAAGCCGGTATGCAGGCGAAAGGGTCTTTCACTCCGAATTCAGACGGACTTACACCGATTGAGCTGTTGGAAGCTTCATTAGGTATGTGCATCACCATTTCTTTGCAAAAGATGTTTGAAAGGGATGGTATAGAGGTGCTGGAGGATGAGTTTTCCGTTTCTGTTTCCGCCGCTAAAGCCCCCGAAGGCCCGTCCCGTGTTGAAAAATGTTCGGTTAGCGTTAAATTGCCTGAGCATCTTCCGACCGACTATAAAAAGAAACTAATCACCTCTGCTGAAAGGGCATGTACAATCGGCAATACGTTAAAGCGAGGGGTAACGATTGATACCAATATGGTGTAA
- a CDS encoding cytosine permease, whose translation MENNSKKPSYTNADDFAVTSVPENKRKSIFNITITSCAWIISLSTIVTGGALIQGLNFAHAVLAAVLGMLILAVYGFFQGVMGAKYGISTTVLARLAFGRYGSSLFGIVLALTLGIGWFGWQVAFFGTTISEMFPGVWLAKPEVAIVWGGILMILTAFIGYRGLAALSFIAVPLVVIFSIWGIISAVNYSGSWHNLLTFHPTGDPLTIFAGITIVVGNAALGAVVFPDVTRYAKGAVSGGIGASVGYFLGGVFCLVAGAAMAIAANVPDIGSTPNIPAAMSKLGLGFLAFLIIVFAQWTTNDNNLYTGSLGLRNVVNIPKKALVAIMGVIGIIIALLGVQNMFVPFLTFLGLYVPPIAGVMIADHWITAPVIKKKQYQFGAGTTYSKLNVAAILSVIIGGFTASKITFGIGPINSTILAFLIYIIFTFIFTKLNLRYEIGEATEESSGF comes from the coding sequence ATGGAAAACAACAGTAAAAAACCTTCCTATACAAACGCTGATGATTTTGCTGTTACATCAGTCCCTGAAAATAAAAGAAAATCGATTTTTAACATTACGATTACAAGCTGTGCCTGGATCATCTCATTGTCGACGATTGTGACTGGAGGGGCATTAATCCAGGGATTGAATTTTGCACATGCCGTTTTAGCAGCTGTCTTAGGCATGCTGATTCTTGCGGTATATGGCTTTTTTCAAGGAGTAATGGGTGCGAAATACGGAATATCGACTACCGTTCTTGCCCGTCTGGCCTTTGGTCGCTACGGATCGAGCCTTTTTGGAATTGTCTTGGCGCTGACGCTTGGAATCGGCTGGTTCGGCTGGCAGGTTGCTTTCTTTGGCACGACCATTTCCGAAATGTTTCCGGGTGTTTGGCTTGCAAAGCCTGAGGTCGCCATCGTTTGGGGCGGCATTTTAATGATCCTTACCGCGTTTATAGGATATCGCGGGCTTGCCGCTTTAAGCTTTATCGCTGTACCTTTAGTCGTCATTTTTTCCATATGGGGAATCATAAGTGCTGTCAATTACTCAGGAAGCTGGCATAACTTGCTGACATTTCACCCGACAGGGGATCCTCTGACGATATTTGCCGGAATTACAATTGTCGTTGGAAATGCTGCATTGGGCGCGGTTGTTTTTCCTGATGTGACGAGATATGCAAAAGGAGCGGTTTCAGGAGGAATAGGCGCTTCTGTAGGTTATTTCCTTGGAGGAGTGTTCTGTCTTGTTGCGGGAGCGGCAATGGCGATTGCCGCGAATGTTCCGGATATCGGGTCAACACCGAATATTCCTGCCGCTATGAGCAAGCTTGGCCTGGGCTTTTTAGCATTTTTAATCATCGTTTTTGCACAATGGACGACAAACGATAACAATTTGTATACCGGTTCGCTAGGGCTTCGCAATGTTGTGAACATTCCTAAGAAAGCACTTGTGGCGATCATGGGCGTGATCGGAATTATCATTGCATTACTAGGTGTCCAAAATATGTTTGTGCCATTTTTAACATTCTTAGGCTTGTATGTTCCGCCGATTGCGGGAGTCATGATCGCCGATCATTGGATCACAGCACCTGTCATCAAGAAAAAACAATATCAATTCGGGGCTGGAACAACTTATTCGAAGCTGAATGTTGCGGCGATTCTTTCGGTGATCATCGGAGGTTTTACCGCTTCAAAGATAACGTTCGGCATCGGGCCGATTAACTCTACTATACTTGCATTTTTGATTTATATCATCTTTACGTTTATTTTCACAAAATTAAATCTCCGTTACGAAATCGGAGAAGCGACAGAGGAATCGTCTGGTTTTTAA
- a CDS encoding hydantoinase/oxoprolinase family protein yields the protein MMNEKNQWVFGIDVGGTFTDLVAVNKDGKMVSTKTPSTPDQSDGVMNGIKKMAEIIGIDVKDLLANSPLVVHGTTVATNALLEYNGAKVGLLTTEGFRDEIEFRRAYKESVFSPRLEAPYQIVPRRYRVGIPERLDHTGNVVTKLDEEAVRRAVRGFIQEGVEAVAVCFLFSFMNPSHEIRVKEIIQEEAPGMFVSLSYEVLPQIREFERVSTTIVNAFTGPSMQSYLNHLDERFREDGFTGELFVMQSNGGVQNVIQSGKFAAGGLLSGPAGGVTAASFIGEKSGYENVITVDMGGTSYDVSVIEKLNPAITTENWISRYRVALPMMDIHTIGSGGGSIAWIDSGGALQVGPRSAGSNPGPACYGRGGEEPTVTDVNVFLGYINPDNFLGGEMKLDRSLAEKAIRTRIAEPLGISTVEAALAISQIVNSDMSNAVHFVTTQRGHDPRNFALMAVGGAGAIHAGKQAEDLGIKTVIVPSLAPVFCALGDVAANLKVTELRTRFESLKNVDLQAMNADFEKMEQTAREKLGGQSVTNQYETRRFIDMRYAGEVHEVTVPVKSRTRRITELNLEATAADFHDLHERMFAHKDPEHDIEILNLRLDLVGVREPLKLKEEQFEQEDPSKAKTGERDMYFDIEPAKTPIFNGSMLEPGNLIVGPAIIEQWGTTIVVYPGHEALIDSYRNCVIEVKHAQQATRGGNA from the coding sequence ATGATGAATGAAAAAAACCAATGGGTATTTGGAATTGATGTCGGCGGGACGTTTACAGATTTAGTGGCAGTCAACAAGGACGGAAAAATGGTTTCGACGAAGACGCCTTCAACCCCAGACCAGTCTGATGGTGTCATGAACGGAATTAAAAAAATGGCTGAAATCATCGGAATAGACGTAAAGGATCTATTAGCCAATAGTCCATTGGTTGTCCATGGAACAACAGTTGCCACTAACGCCTTGCTGGAATATAACGGAGCAAAGGTGGGGCTTCTCACAACGGAAGGCTTTCGGGACGAAATCGAATTCCGCCGCGCGTATAAAGAAAGCGTGTTTTCTCCGCGCTTAGAAGCTCCTTATCAAATTGTCCCAAGAAGGTATCGTGTGGGGATTCCTGAACGACTGGATCATACAGGAAATGTCGTAACTAAGCTTGATGAAGAAGCCGTCCGCCGGGCAGTCCGCGGGTTTATCCAAGAGGGGGTCGAAGCCGTTGCTGTCTGCTTTCTGTTCAGCTTCATGAATCCTTCACATGAAATCCGTGTCAAAGAGATTATTCAAGAGGAAGCTCCCGGCATGTTTGTATCGTTATCGTATGAAGTGCTGCCGCAGATTCGGGAATTTGAACGGGTGAGCACGACCATTGTCAATGCGTTTACCGGCCCTTCCATGCAAAGCTACTTAAACCATCTTGACGAACGGTTTCGCGAAGACGGATTTACTGGAGAACTGTTTGTTATGCAATCAAACGGGGGGGTCCAAAATGTCATTCAAAGCGGGAAATTTGCCGCGGGTGGCCTTTTGTCAGGTCCAGCCGGAGGAGTGACGGCTGCTTCCTTTATCGGGGAAAAATCGGGCTACGAGAACGTCATTACCGTAGACATGGGCGGAACAAGCTATGATGTCTCGGTTATCGAAAAATTAAATCCGGCGATCACGACGGAAAATTGGATCAGCAGATACAGGGTTGCCTTGCCGATGATGGATATCCATACGATCGGCTCCGGCGGCGGAAGCATCGCCTGGATTGACAGCGGCGGAGCTTTACAAGTCGGCCCGCGAAGCGCAGGCTCAAATCCGGGGCCGGCCTGCTACGGAAGGGGCGGAGAAGAACCGACTGTTACAGACGTGAATGTCTTCTTAGGCTATATCAACCCTGATAACTTCCTTGGCGGAGAAATGAAGCTTGACCGTTCGCTGGCTGAAAAAGCCATTCGTACACGAATTGCCGAACCGCTCGGAATTTCGACAGTGGAAGCCGCGCTTGCAATCTCACAAATCGTCAATAGTGATATGTCAAATGCAGTCCACTTTGTAACGACACAGCGAGGCCATGATCCAAGGAACTTCGCCCTGATGGCTGTCGGCGGCGCCGGAGCCATCCATGCAGGCAAGCAGGCGGAAGACCTGGGCATTAAAACCGTTATCGTTCCGTCCCTTGCTCCGGTCTTTTGTGCGCTCGGCGATGTGGCGGCAAACCTTAAAGTAACGGAGCTCAGGACGCGCTTTGAAAGTTTGAAAAACGTTGACCTGCAAGCGATGAACGCCGATTTTGAAAAGATGGAACAGACGGCCCGCGAAAAACTTGGAGGCCAATCGGTCACCAATCAATATGAAACGCGTCGCTTTATCGATATGCGCTACGCGGGGGAAGTCCATGAAGTAACCGTACCGGTGAAGTCAAGGACGCGAAGGATTACAGAGTTGAATCTTGAAGCAACGGCGGCAGACTTCCATGACCTTCATGAAAGAATGTTTGCCCATAAAGACCCTGAGCACGACATTGAAATCTTAAACCTCCGTCTTGATCTGGTGGGAGTCAGAGAGCCGTTAAAGCTTAAGGAGGAGCAGTTTGAACAAGAGGATCCTTCAAAAGCGAAAACAGGTGAACGCGATATGTATTTTGACATCGAACCGGCGAAAACGCCTATTTTCAACGGGTCAATGCTTGAGCCGGGCAACCTGATTGTCGGTCCTGCCATCATTGAGCAATGGGGTACGACCATTGTTGTTTACCCGGGACATGAGGCTCTAATCGATTCATACCGCAACTGTGTCATCGAAGTAAAGCATGCTCAACAGGCGACAAGAGGTGGAAATGCATGA
- a CDS encoding hydantoinase B/oxoprolinase family protein — MIQAQILYRKLQAIGREVGDNLQRISRSPVLSQDRAFAAAIFTNELKIAVQHQYEPEHLFALKESVENLFDYFSFDIADGDVLLVADPYSGGTKGQSLTMAAPLFLEGELVLFPAIRAQMIDLAGEYPGGFHPDAFEVWQENIRITPVKLYKQGVLQTDILRFLLSNSRVPASFKADLEAMYTCLHGAKQQLKTFLGSYGQKTVAASIKSMFEYSQKRVEHHVSHLPETEMSAVQEFEVTKGHKSTIHVQISKKENAVEIDLSGSSEQSVKPVNSPAALTKAFAVWPFLARIADEIPINEGTLQPFQTKTRPGTILDPEFPAATALAPSITGHFVAAAVFKAIQNGQGTSEEFPPIYGPGPQAVFYPELGTGAETKSIVLAPGYPSASKGFGPPALFGQRMLVSAEELELYHGFKMVSREWTDNGEEMEVSLLNQEDDIYFNLLLPFSERGKYGSLSRTGDHDETFYESTVHQHVKKGNLLVFTYSQKEEQL; from the coding sequence ATGATCCAAGCTCAAATTCTTTATAGAAAGCTGCAAGCGATCGGCAGAGAAGTCGGGGATAATTTGCAGCGAATCTCCCGTTCTCCTGTGCTTTCGCAAGACCGGGCATTTGCTGCAGCGATTTTTACGAATGAGCTGAAAATCGCGGTTCAACATCAATACGAGCCTGAACATTTGTTCGCATTAAAAGAAAGTGTCGAAAATCTGTTCGACTATTTTTCGTTTGATATCGCAGATGGAGATGTGCTGCTGGTCGCAGATCCATACAGCGGCGGAACGAAAGGGCAGTCGCTCACCATGGCGGCGCCGCTATTCCTTGAAGGGGAGCTCGTACTCTTCCCCGCTATCCGCGCTCAGATGATTGATTTGGCCGGCGAGTATCCGGGGGGCTTCCATCCCGATGCATTTGAAGTATGGCAGGAAAATATCAGAATTACTCCGGTTAAGCTTTATAAACAAGGAGTTCTGCAGACTGATATTCTTCGTTTTTTATTATCAAACAGCCGGGTGCCCGCTTCTTTTAAAGCGGATCTTGAAGCCATGTATACATGTTTGCATGGTGCCAAACAGCAATTGAAAACGTTTCTTGGCAGCTACGGTCAAAAAACAGTGGCCGCATCGATCAAAAGCATGTTTGAATACAGCCAAAAAAGGGTTGAGCATCATGTCTCTCATCTGCCTGAAACAGAAATGAGCGCTGTCCAGGAGTTTGAAGTTACCAAAGGGCACAAGAGTACAATTCATGTGCAAATTTCAAAGAAGGAGAATGCGGTTGAGATCGATTTGAGCGGATCGTCAGAGCAGTCCGTAAAGCCGGTTAATTCACCTGCCGCTTTAACGAAGGCGTTTGCCGTTTGGCCGTTTCTTGCAAGGATTGCCGATGAAATACCGATCAATGAAGGAACGCTTCAACCTTTTCAAACGAAGACGAGGCCGGGAACGATTCTAGATCCGGAATTTCCGGCAGCTACAGCACTAGCTCCAAGCATTACCGGACATTTCGTCGCTGCAGCGGTATTTAAAGCCATTCAAAACGGACAAGGCACAAGTGAAGAATTTCCGCCGATTTATGGGCCAGGTCCGCAGGCCGTTTTTTATCCGGAGCTTGGCACAGGAGCCGAAACAAAATCAATCGTTCTCGCACCCGGGTATCCTTCAGCTTCAAAAGGCTTCGGACCGCCTGCTTTATTTGGCCAACGGATGCTTGTCTCTGCGGAGGAATTGGAGCTTTACCACGGTTTTAAAATGGTTTCCCGGGAGTGGACGGACAATGGGGAGGAAATGGAAGTGTCCCTGCTTAACCAGGAGGACGATATTTATTTCAACCTTCTTCTGCCTTTTAGCGAAAGGGGAAAATACGGGTCTCTGTCAAGAACGGGAGACCATGACGAAACCTTTTATGAAAGCACGGTACACCAACATGTGAAAAAAGGCAACCTCCTCGTCTTTACGTACTCTCAAAAGGAGGAGCAGCTATGA
- a CDS encoding hydantoinase B/oxoprolinase family protein, with product MINQDFILSQVVGGSLDAVAREMSATVTRTARSPLFNEAHDFTTGVFDLSGKKSRLVAQAPGCTLHLYAVVGAVDHLLDAFRYDLHPGDILLVNDPYHGGSHSLDWTIVMPVFYNRKPILLPAVRSHMADNGGPVAGGYNPRSKDIWHDGLRIPPLKIYERGEKRRDVFDLIVANNRLSHWLEGDLNAMIGACKVAASRIQTMLDKYGAEKVITAIDNRIQYTENRVRDEISSWPDGTYVGETFADHDFQGNRDIKVRATVTVKGSDLHIDFTGSSPQVKGFINSPLSNTTSFAFVGISTCCDEDIPINEGYMNPVTVTAPIGTVVNPQLPAPCGHATACVGAEIAEAVLQAISQCAPKRVGVNAHKLPLAYSHGKYDDGKPWVNLNFYGYTGGAGAAYETDGWGLYPPVMTGVILPSIEMTEVQYPSRVLKHEYTSDFTGAGRWRGTPGLDVQIQHLKESRTSVMMAGGRNTTKGFCGAGDSPSNKVIVGYGTDEAREIDETAFEVKMPVGGIIQFYRAGGGGWGNPLEREPEKVLDDVLNEFVSIESALQDYGVVIDPETLAINEAETKRVRASRLP from the coding sequence ATGATCAATCAGGACTTTATCTTATCACAGGTGGTCGGCGGTTCTCTTGATGCGGTTGCCAGGGAAATGAGCGCCACTGTCACGAGAACGGCCCGTTCACCATTGTTTAACGAAGCGCATGATTTTACGACGGGCGTCTTTGACCTTTCCGGCAAAAAATCGCGCCTTGTCGCGCAGGCCCCCGGCTGTACGCTTCACCTTTATGCGGTCGTAGGCGCAGTGGACCATCTATTGGACGCCTTTCGGTATGATCTTCACCCCGGGGATATTCTCCTGGTGAATGATCCGTATCATGGAGGCTCGCACAGCCTTGACTGGACGATCGTCATGCCTGTTTTTTATAATCGCAAGCCGATCCTGCTTCCTGCTGTACGAAGCCATATGGCCGATAATGGCGGTCCGGTTGCCGGAGGGTACAATCCGCGCTCAAAAGACATTTGGCATGACGGGCTGCGGATTCCGCCGTTAAAAATTTATGAGCGGGGAGAAAAGCGAAGGGATGTATTCGATTTAATCGTTGCAAACAACCGGCTTTCACATTGGCTTGAAGGCGACTTAAATGCGATGATCGGGGCGTGCAAGGTCGCTGCCTCCCGAATCCAGACGATGCTGGATAAGTATGGCGCCGAGAAGGTGATTACAGCCATTGACAACCGGATTCAATATACAGAAAACAGGGTTCGCGATGAAATCAGCAGCTGGCCGGACGGCACCTATGTCGGTGAAACATTCGCTGATCACGACTTTCAAGGCAACCGCGATATTAAGGTTCGCGCAACGGTGACCGTCAAAGGCAGCGATCTTCACATTGACTTTACCGGTTCATCCCCGCAAGTAAAAGGCTTCATCAACAGCCCGCTCTCAAATACGACTTCGTTTGCTTTTGTCGGTATTTCGACTTGCTGTGATGAGGATATTCCGATCAATGAAGGATATATGAATCCGGTAACAGTAACCGCGCCTATAGGAACAGTTGTGAACCCGCAGCTGCCGGCACCGTGCGGACACGCGACTGCGTGCGTCGGAGCAGAAATAGCCGAGGCTGTTCTTCAGGCCATTTCACAATGTGCGCCAAAACGGGTCGGAGTGAACGCCCATAAGCTTCCTCTCGCCTATTCTCACGGAAAATACGATGACGGCAAGCCGTGGGTGAATCTGAATTTTTACGGCTATACCGGCGGTGCGGGAGCTGCATACGAAACGGACGGATGGGGGCTTTATCCTCCTGTTATGACAGGAGTTATTCTTCCATCTATTGAAATGACCGAAGTTCAATACCCGAGCCGTGTATTAAAGCATGAATATACAAGCGATTTTACGGGTGCGGGCCGATGGAGAGGCACACCCGGGTTGGATGTTCAAATCCAGCACTTAAAGGAAAGCCGCACAAGCGTCATGATGGCAGGGGGCCGAAACACAACAAAAGGCTTCTGCGGAGCCGGCGATTCACCAAGCAACAAGGTGATTGTCGGGTATGGAACAGACGAAGCCAGAGAAATCGATGAAACGGCTTTTGAAGTCAAAATGCCTGTGGGCGGCATCATCCAATTTTACCGTGCAGGCGGCGGAGGCTGGGGAAATCCGCTGGAACGTGAACCGGAAAAGGTGCTGGACGACGTCTTAAACGAGTTTGTCAGCATTGAATCAGCATTGCAGGATTATGGTGTCGTGATTGACCCTGAGACACTTGCCATTAACGAAGCTGAAACAAAACGTGTGCGGGCATCCAGGCTTCCATAA
- a CDS encoding DUF2243 domain-containing protein, with product MKNKKAFWGPFLFGVGIIAMIDGIIFHQLLQWHSVYMDTDRSHQIMSDGLFHLFSLVILFIGGILLWNRGELGSSRPQHIFWGASLLGAGWFNFLEGIINHHLLQIHHVNQLSPNRLLFDFAYDASGLLIILAGWLIYRKGKQG from the coding sequence ATGAAAAACAAAAAAGCGTTTTGGGGACCTTTTCTGTTCGGCGTCGGCATCATCGCCATGATCGACGGCATCATCTTTCATCAATTGCTTCAATGGCACAGCGTGTACATGGACACAGACCGCTCTCACCAAATTATGAGCGACGGACTGTTCCATCTGTTTTCGCTCGTCATCCTTTTCATCGGCGGAATCCTGCTGTGGAACAGGGGCGAACTTGGCAGCAGCCGGCCGCAGCACATCTTTTGGGGAGCCTCTTTGCTTGGGGCGGGCTGGTTTAACTTCCTTGAAGGCATCATCAACCATCATCTTCTTCAGATTCACCACGTCAACCAGCTAAGCCCGAACCGCCTCTTATTCGACTTTGCTTATGACGCATCGGGCCTTTTGATCATTCTGGCCGGATGGCTGATCTACCGAAAAGGCAAACAGGGATAA
- a CDS encoding DUF4274 domain-containing protein, with protein MDKKDIKFLEELLYNTDKDDLVRVTRNIENPVILQVFAANYNWNSGFDVPKAILENENCDYGTGLLMFHYADGYRMLESPDNVSASALEEWKDFLIQTYQKLINLQFKSQNIS; from the coding sequence TTGGATAAGAAAGATATTAAGTTCCTCGAGGAGCTGCTTTATAATACAGATAAAGACGATCTAGTAAGAGTGACGAGAAATATTGAAAACCCTGTGATTCTTCAAGTTTTTGCAGCGAATTATAATTGGAATAGTGGTTTTGATGTTCCAAAAGCAATTCTTGAGAATGAGAATTGCGATTATGGTACGGGGTTATTAATGTTCCATTATGCAGATGGTTATCGTATGCTCGAAAGCCCAGACAATGTTTCAGCATCTGCTTTAGAAGAATGGAAAGATTTTTTAATCCAAACATATCAAAAGCTTATAAATTTGCAGTTTAAATCTCAAAATATATCCTGA